The segment CGCTGGAGCATCCGCACTGCCAGCTCATCGCGCTGCCCATTTTGCCCAAGCAGGTGGTCGAGGAGCTGGAAGGCTCGAAGCAATACTTCCTCTACAAGGAGCGCTGCATCTACTGCGACGTCATCCGGCAGGAAATGGAGGCGATGGTGCGCGTGGTGGGCGAGAACGACGACTTCCTCACCCTTGCGCCGTATGCCCCACGCTTCCCCTTCGAGACCTGGATCCTGCCCAAGCGGCACGAGTCGTCGTATGAGAACTCGGCCACGCACATCTATGAGAACCTGGCGCGCTCGATGAAGACTCTGCTGGCCAAGATGGATCGCGTGCTCGACCTGCCGGCCTACAACTTTGTGCTCCACTCCTCGCCCGTGCAGGACCCGCCCAACGACTACTACCACTGGCACATCGAAGTCATGCCCAAGCTCACGAAGGTTGCAGGATTCGAGTGGGGGACCGGCTTCTACATCAATCCCACGCCGCCCGAAGAGGCGGCGCGCTTTTTGCGCGAAGCCAGCGTGGAGGCCGCGCAGCCAGTGGCCGTGTAGTTATCTGCGAACGTTGATTGATCTCCGAAGTGACACCAGAAGTCGTGAGCTCGCAGTTCGCCGATCGCAGATCGGAATTACCCGTGGTTCTCCTTGTACTCCTCGTACCAGGCCATCTGGATGGCTTCGAGCTTGGATTCGTTCGATCCCTTGGGATCACCCGTGAAGCCGGGCAGTTCGGTCACATAGCGGTGCAGGTCGGTGAAGCGCACAGTGAGCGGGTCGAGGTCGGGGAATCTTTCCGACAGCAGAATGCCGATATCTTCGGCGCTGTCCCAGTTGAGGTCAGGCATTGTGATCTCCTCCAGTTAAGTCCACATGACCCAGCTCTGCCACTGACCACCGACCACCGACCACTGCTTTTTAATGTTCTTCCCGCGCGTAGTTCTTGTTCCACTCGGGAATCTCGACCACCAGGTCCTTGGATCCATCCGGAACGGTCTGGCAGCCTAGGCGCGACTTGGTGGTGATGCCCGGCGCCATGTCCAGCTCGTCGAGTTCGGCGTCCGAAGCTTCGTTGCAGCTCTCCAGGCCCTCGTGGACGATGACGTGGCACGTCGAGCAGGCGCACACTCCGCCGCAGGCGTGATCCAGCGGAACGCCGGCGCCCAGGGCGATATCCAGAATCGAGCCCGGCAGCCCGTGGTCTCCGTAAGGAACCTCTTCCGGGTCCACCTCGACCGTCTTGCCCTCTTTCACGAACGTGACCTTGAACTTCTTGGTCGCGGGCG is part of the Terriglobales bacterium genome and harbors:
- the galT gene encoding galactose-1-phosphate uridylyltransferase, which produces MPELRKDPITGRWVIIATDRAKRPTDFSREPIRMKGGFCPFCAGNESKTPPEIIAYRPHSNGGPPPQRDAPGWNLRVVPNKFPALMIEGSLNRQAEGMFDKMNGVGAHEVIIETPDHNLTLATLPLKRVEDVLWAFRDRIVDLKKDKRFKYILIFKNHGEAAGASLEHPHCQLIALPILPKQVVEELEGSKQYFLYKERCIYCDVIRQEMEAMVRVVGENDDFLTLAPYAPRFPFETWILPKRHESSYENSATHIYENLARSMKTLLAKMDRVLDLPAYNFVLHSSPVQDPPNDYYHWHIEVMPKLTKVAGFEWGTGFYINPTPPEEAARFLREASVEAAQPVAV
- the iscX gene encoding Fe-S cluster assembly protein IscX, translated to MPDLNWDSAEDIGILLSERFPDLDPLTVRFTDLHRYVTELPGFTGDPKGSNESKLEAIQMAWYEEYKENHG
- a CDS encoding 2Fe-2S iron-sulfur cluster-binding protein; the protein is MGGRNPYIAEQVQYTPATKKFKVTFVKEGKTVEVDPEEVPYGDHGLPGSILDIALGAGVPLDHACGGVCACSTCHVIVHEGLESCNEASDAELDELDMAPGITTKSRLGCQTVPDGSKDLVVEIPEWNKNYAREEH